From Plasmodium brasilianum strain Bolivian I chromosome 5, whole genome shotgun sequence, the proteins below share one genomic window:
- a CDS encoding transmembrane emp24 domain-containing protein: protein MNVKEQSGKKRNIYRFKRKRTLVRPIFVVFLLIFLHTVVDYVLSNKNTGRDKKKNADGKKGMNKKNKSASSGGSHSDTSRIDKRHSDNEYSDSKYSDSKHSDSKHSDDDNSGKSGKTGSKKYKNKKKRSKDNKKISVDDHFGQVNEEDTNNNIGSEEDHFMEDFSKFEKNFHQDLQDEDGSLDYMEDESEYGENEHEIPDNPNIDENSNDMKPNANDYQYHENDDIIEPDDELTNMWNKNMQNFEPSTLLTFEIPGNSEDFLFEEILKPNTYFRGVFYSNNESEDNKIEFLISDPDSEIIFRKEASEGIFYFYTVKTGVYTITLRNNKWVGKKLTTVALGLGENPSLKSDDIKSFTNYIDKILSETRKLKNEIKYLSSKHMSHMHKMKKITNKAFLYCFIKLFVLIFLSLFTIYYIKNLVMNKRVL from the coding sequence ATGAATGTAAAGGAACAAAGCGGGAAAAAACGGAATATCTACAGATTTAAAAGAAAGAGAACTCTTGTGAGGCCAATTTTTGTAGTATTCTTGTTGATTTTTTTACACACAGTAGTGGATTATGTGTTATCAAATAAAAACACAGGGAGggataaaaagaagaatgcAGATGGTAAGAAAggaatgaataaaaaaaacaaatccGCTTCGTCAGGCGGATCGCACAGTGATACTAGCCGCATTGATAAAAGGCACAGCGATAACGAGTACAGTGATAGCAAGTACAGTGATAGCAAGCACAGTGATAGCAAGCACAGTGATGATGATAATAGTGGCAAGAGTGGGAAGACAGGAagtaagaaatataaaaataaaaagaaaagatcaaaggacaataaaaaaataagtgtaGATGACCATTTTGGACAAGTAAATGAGGAGgacacaaataataatattggtTCTGAAGAAGACCACTTTATGGAAGACTTTAGTAAATTTGAAAAGAATTTTCATCAAGATTTACAAGACGAGGATGGTAGTCTTGATTATATGGAGGATGAAAGTGAATATGGAGAAAATGAACATGAAATTCCGGATAATCCAAATATTGATGAAAATTCAAATGATATGAAACCAAATGCTAATGATTACCAGTATCATGAGAATGATGATATAATTGAACCTGATGATGAATTAACAAATATgtggaataaaaatatgcagaATTTTGAACCATCTACTTTATTAACATTTGAAATACCGGGTAATTCTgaagattttttatttgaagaaattttaaaacctAACACATATTTTAGAGGTgttttttattcaaataatgaatctgaagataataaaattgaatttttaatttcgGACCCAGATTCcgaaataatttttagaaaGGAAGCTAGTGaaggtatattttatttttatactgtAAAAACAGGTGTATACACTATAAccttaagaaataataaatgggTAGGAAAGAAGTTAACAACTGTTGCTTTAGGATTAGGGGAAAATCCTTCATTGAAATCGGATGATATTAAAAGTTTTACGAACTATATAGATAAGATTCTTTCGGAAACAAGgaaattgaaaaatgaaataaaatatttatcatcAAAACATATGTcacatatgcataaaatgaaaaaaattacaaacaAGGCTTTCCTATATTGTTTTATCAAATTATTTGTACTCATTTTCTTGTCCTTATTCaccatatattatattaaaaacttGGTCATGAACAAACGAGTTCTTTGA
- a CDS encoding steroid dehydrogenase — MINSFPSFFVRPVFYIGLVVVLKSKIFLRNLKSYGDTVIITGCTDGIGKSLTYSLIKHDVNLLLISRNEKELKNIKVDLLERNKNYKGRIECITFDYNENNFSSYKTIQEKIQKFDVGILINNVGVSYPHPLYFHEMETQLIERLVNVNLLSSYYMTKLVLPIMIKKKKGLILYTSSGVSALQSSPLYTIYASVKDAICSFANSLSVELKEYNIQIQCHIPLFIVTKLSKIRKASLFVPTPDMYAESAIKKMREGNILPYNVICSPYVFHKVQIYLYNCFPKFLFDVVSLASLKGVRQKALKKMMKSE; from the exons atgataaattcaTTTCCATCCTTTTTTGTGAGACCTGTATTTTATATTGGTTTAGTAGtagtt TTAAAatctaaaatatttttaaggaaTTTGAAAAGTTATGGAGACACAGTTATAATTACTGGTTGTACAGACGGAATAGGAAAAAGTTTAACATATTCTTTGATAAAGCATGATGTAAATTTATTGCTAATTAGcagaaatgaaaaggaattgaaaaatataaaagttgaCTTGTTagaaaggaataaaaattataagggAAGGATCGAATGTATAACTTTtgattataatgaaaataatttctcTTCCTATAAAACTATACAAGAAAAGATTCAAAAATTTGATGTCggaattttaattaataatgtgGGCGTTTCTTACCCCCATCCTCTG TATTTCCATGAAATGGAAACGCAGTTAATTGAACGGCTTGTAAACGTAAATTTGCTCTCATCCTACTACATGACAAAATTGGTGTTACCAA taatgataaaaaagaagaaagggTTAATTTTGTACACATCTAGCGGCGTGTCTGCTTTACAGTCCTCCCCTCTATATACCATCTATGCATCAGTGAAGGATGCGATTTGCTCATTTGCTAATTCGTTAAGT GTTGAATTAAaggaatataatatacaaatcCAGTGTCACATTCCATTGTTCATTGTAACGAAATTATCAAAGATAAGAAAGGCAAGTTTATTCGTACCGACACCAGATATGTATGCGGAAAGcgcaattaaaaaaatgagagaAGGGAATATTTTACCCTACAATGTTATATGTTCACCTTATGTATTTCACAAAGTgcaaatatacttatataactGTTTCCcaaaatttctttttgatGTTGTTTCATTGGCATCTCTTAAGGGAGTTAGACAAAAAGCactgaaaaaaatgatgaaaagtGAGTAA
- a CDS encoding hypothetical protein (conserved Plasmodium protein), whose product MVIHNIEDMDVVEISYSDYSYNSDTTASSDTSDNDENGIKIQIKIRRAIENRILYETNKKKKRKLLNFEKNFKKRKNMKIEGVGYKIISRKLKLFKNHDLKENAENMVNSANNKDTNHAENFSTSRSHMNMNNKMEEKRKIRNEPSAVTIEILPPDDDNDTFELNDYLLYEFLDNNNNNDNNSDNNNDNINSNNINSNNINSNNINSNNINSNV is encoded by the exons atgGTCATTCATAATATTGAAGATATGGATGTTGTAGAAATAAGTTACAGCGATTATAGTTATAATTCCGATACAACTGCAAGCTCTGATACTAGCGATAATGATGAGAATGgtataaaaattcaaataaaaatcaGGAGAGCTATTGAAAAtagaatattatatgaaacgaataaaaaaaagaaaagaaaattacttaattttgaaaaaaattttaaaaaaagaaagaacatGAAGATTGAGGGGGTAggttataaaataataagtagaaaattaaaactttttaaaaatcacGATCTGAAAGAGAATGCTGAAAATATGGTGAATTCGGCGAATAATAAGGACACTAATCATGCAGAGAATTTTAGTACAAGCAGATCCCATATGAA CATGAATAACAAGATGGAAGAAAAGCGAAAAATAAGGAATGAGCCAAGTGCTGTAACAATAGAAATTCTTCCACCTGATGATGACAATGATACTTTTGAGCTAAATGATTACTTATTATATGAGTTTCTagataacaacaataataatgataataatagtgataataataatgataatattaatagtaataatattaatagtaataatattaatagtaataatattaatagtaataatattaatagtaatgTGTAA